Proteins encoded in a region of the Streptomyces sp. NBC_00258 genome:
- a CDS encoding alpha/beta fold hydrolase → MNDSQEVRDDVVTSYKNAPTRTVTAGGVTFAYRELGPRSGVPVVFLTHLAAVLDNWDPRVVDGIAAKRRVVTFDNRGVGASTGSTPRTIEAMAKDAVTFIRALGFDHVDLHGFSMGGMIAQVIARTDPDLVRRLILTGTGPAGGEGIKNVTRLSHLDTVRGLFTLQDPKQFLFFTRTAGGRRAGKEFLARLKERTHDRDKAISPISYSNQLKAIHRWGLERPHDLSVIHQPVLVANGDNDRMVPSQNSSDLARRVPNGELVFYPDAGHGGIFQFHREFVETAVEFLER, encoded by the coding sequence GTGAACGACTCACAAGAAGTACGGGACGACGTGGTGACGTCGTACAAGAACGCACCGACCCGCACCGTCACCGCCGGGGGAGTGACCTTCGCCTATCGCGAGCTCGGTCCGCGGTCCGGTGTCCCGGTGGTCTTTCTCACCCACCTGGCCGCGGTTCTCGACAACTGGGACCCGCGGGTCGTCGACGGCATCGCCGCCAAGCGGCGGGTCGTCACGTTCGACAACAGAGGAGTCGGCGCTTCCACCGGTTCGACGCCGCGCACCATCGAGGCGATGGCGAAGGATGCCGTCACCTTCATCCGGGCGCTCGGGTTCGACCACGTCGATCTGCACGGCTTTTCGATGGGCGGCATGATCGCCCAGGTGATCGCGCGGACCGATCCGGACCTCGTCCGCAGGCTGATCCTCACGGGTACCGGTCCCGCCGGCGGCGAGGGCATCAAGAACGTGACCCGGCTGTCCCATCTCGACACGGTCCGGGGGCTGTTCACCCTTCAGGATCCGAAGCAGTTCCTCTTCTTCACACGCACCGCGGGCGGGCGCCGGGCCGGGAAGGAGTTCCTGGCCCGCCTGAAGGAGCGCACGCACGACCGGGACAAGGCGATCTCCCCGATTTCGTACAGCAACCAACTCAAGGCCATTCACCGCTGGGGGCTGGAGCGGCCCCACGATCTCTCCGTCATCCACCAGCCCGTGCTCGTCGCGAACGGCGACAACGACAGGATGGTTCCGTCGCAGAACTCGTCCGACCTGGCGCGGCGGGTGCCGAACGGCGAGTTGGTGTTCTATCCCGACGCCGGCCACGGCGGCATCTTCCAGTTCCACCGGGAGTTCGTGGAGACGGCTGTCGAGTTCCTCGAACGGTAG
- a CDS encoding carbohydrate ABC transporter permease, producing the protein MTAIATPPVTEQETTAAGAPRRYDAERLFNRVALGTLIAFALLWLVPLAWALATSIRPAQEVVTDPTNWFTAHPTLAAYGDIFDAEKLPYWYANSFITSILTTALTVVAASLAAFALSQTRFRTRRAAFVVLLAGIMIPGQVLMIPQFLALQSVGLLNTYWGVVLPQVPNVVAVFVFKQFFDGIPRELIDAARADGAGWLRTYRQIVMPISRPVISAVTIFVFVGVWNNFLWPLLVVTDPEMMTLPVGLTSVQDVFGVPYAQLMASAVLGAIPLLAVFLLFQRRIVEGIAGTGLK; encoded by the coding sequence ATGACCGCCATCGCCACACCGCCCGTGACCGAGCAGGAGACGACCGCAGCCGGGGCACCTCGGAGGTATGACGCCGAGCGACTGTTCAACCGGGTGGCCCTCGGTACCCTCATCGCCTTCGCACTGCTGTGGCTGGTGCCGCTGGCCTGGGCACTCGCCACCTCCATACGGCCCGCGCAGGAAGTCGTCACCGACCCCACCAACTGGTTCACGGCCCACCCCACCCTCGCGGCGTACGGGGACATCTTCGACGCGGAGAAGCTGCCCTACTGGTACGCGAACAGCTTCATCACGTCGATCCTCACCACCGCGCTCACGGTGGTGGCCGCGTCACTTGCTGCCTTCGCGCTCTCACAGACGCGCTTCCGGACGCGCCGCGCCGCGTTCGTGGTGCTCCTCGCCGGGATCATGATTCCGGGGCAGGTCCTCATGATCCCGCAGTTCCTGGCGCTCCAGTCGGTGGGCCTGCTCAACACCTACTGGGGAGTCGTACTGCCCCAAGTCCCCAACGTCGTCGCCGTGTTCGTCTTCAAGCAGTTCTTCGACGGCATCCCCAGGGAGCTGATCGACGCGGCGCGCGCGGACGGCGCGGGCTGGCTGCGTACGTACCGGCAGATCGTCATGCCCATCTCGCGGCCGGTGATCTCCGCGGTCACGATCTTCGTGTTCGTCGGGGTCTGGAACAACTTCCTGTGGCCCCTCCTGGTCGTCACCGACCCGGAAATGATGACCCTCCCGGTCGGACTGACCTCCGTCCAGGACGTCTTCGGTGTGCCCTACGCCCAGTTGATGGCCTCCGCCGTACTCGGTGCCATCCCGCTCCTCGCCGTGTTCCTGCTGTTCCAGCGCCGCATCGTCGAGGGCATCGCCGGAACCGGCCTCAAGTAG
- a CDS encoding ABC transporter substrate-binding protein: MRDRTPHASPPPTPPSRRGLLRGTLSLGAVAASSVALGGCGSTLAQGFTGGSPTPSRLNFWNPFTGGDGERLLAMEDVYRARHRATDLKSATFVWGSPYYTKLTLATLGERPPQVAVTHLSKVPTLAEAGLLTELRTSDLARHGLAEDKFDPRPWKKSQVDGKLYAVPLDTHPFVLYFRTDIAEKAGLLDGQGRLTDVDGPDAFIDALRAAKEVTGAWGGSVASVKDASTQFRLFWSFYRQIGGGDLVADQGKKVVIDTAAAAEALAYIRRLTQEKVVPTSTDSPGAITMLTTGKAGFLMDGVWQVLTVEGAKVKFDVRPLPRVFHDAPYACAADSHSLVLPKAPSAAAQRLDLSLGFVAALLNSSKMWAEGGHIPAWLPTQQSPGYQDLAPQSHYAAAADGAAYDPAAWYSGAGSTLQVVVGNAVTSVFTGATSPTAGAARMRRELRELASRPAPL, from the coding sequence ATGCGGGACCGCACACCGCACGCCTCCCCGCCTCCGACCCCGCCGTCCCGGCGCGGACTGCTGCGCGGCACCCTGTCGCTCGGCGCCGTGGCGGCCTCGTCCGTCGCCCTCGGCGGCTGTGGCAGCACGCTCGCGCAGGGGTTCACCGGAGGGTCGCCCACACCGTCACGGCTGAACTTCTGGAATCCCTTCACCGGCGGTGACGGCGAGCGGCTGCTGGCCATGGAGGACGTCTACCGGGCCCGCCATCGGGCGACGGACCTGAAGTCGGCGACCTTCGTCTGGGGCAGCCCGTACTACACGAAGCTCACCCTGGCGACGCTCGGCGAGCGGCCCCCGCAGGTCGCCGTCACCCATCTGTCGAAGGTGCCCACGCTCGCCGAGGCGGGACTGCTCACCGAACTGCGGACGTCCGATCTGGCCCGGCACGGACTGGCCGAGGACAAGTTCGACCCGCGGCCCTGGAAGAAGTCCCAGGTGGACGGGAAGCTGTACGCCGTACCGCTCGACACCCACCCCTTCGTGCTCTACTTCCGGACCGACATCGCCGAGAAGGCCGGACTCCTCGACGGACAGGGCCGGCTGACGGACGTGGACGGGCCCGACGCGTTCATCGACGCCCTGCGCGCCGCGAAGGAAGTGACCGGGGCCTGGGGTGGCTCCGTCGCCTCGGTGAAGGACGCCTCGACGCAGTTCCGGCTCTTCTGGTCGTTCTACCGGCAGATAGGCGGCGGCGATCTCGTCGCCGACCAGGGCAAGAAGGTCGTCATCGACACGGCGGCCGCGGCCGAGGCCCTCGCGTACATCCGCCGCCTCACCCAGGAGAAGGTCGTCCCCACGAGCACCGACAGCCCGGGCGCCATCACGATGCTCACCACCGGCAAGGCCGGATTCCTGATGGACGGCGTCTGGCAGGTACTCACGGTCGAGGGCGCCAAGGTGAAGTTCGACGTACGGCCGCTGCCGAGGGTCTTCCATGACGCGCCCTACGCCTGCGCCGCGGACTCGCACTCCCTGGTCCTGCCCAAGGCGCCCTCCGCCGCGGCACAACGTCTCGACCTCTCCCTGGGGTTCGTCGCCGCCCTGCTCAACTCCAGCAAGATGTGGGCGGAGGGCGGACACATACCCGCGTGGCTGCCCACCCAGCAGTCGCCCGGCTACCAGGACCTCGCACCACAGTCCCACTACGCCGCTGCCGCCGACGGCGCGGCCTACGACCCGGCCGCCTGGTACAGCGGCGCGGGCAGCACACTGCAGGTCGTCGTCGGCAACGCCGTGACGTCCGTTTTCACCGGCGCCACCAGCCCCACGGCCGGAGCCGCACGCATGCGCCGCGAACTGCGCGAACTCGCGAGCCGGCCCGCACCCCTGTGA
- the arfA gene encoding arabinosylfuranosidase ArfA, with protein MPHTARFTVDPEFTIGEVDPRLYGTFVEHMGRCVYTGIHEPEHPSADAAGFRTDVADLVRELGTGLVRYPGGNFVSGYHWEDGVGPASERPRRLDLAWRSIETNQVGTNEFLTWAKQLGLDPMMAVNLGTRGIDAARALVEYCNQPGGTAWSDLRIKHGVPEPHDVKLWCLGNEMDGPWQTGHKTATEYGRLAAETGKAMRQVDPSIELVACGSSNAGMPTFGTWEREVLEQTYDEVDYLSLHAYYEEFDGDRASFLASGAHMDQYIRDVVATADHVRAARRAKKHIRLSFDEWNVWYAARFVGERNLETAEIPRLIEDTYSVTDAVVVGSLLITLLRNADRVAIACLAQLVNVIAPIRSEPGGASWRQTTFHPFAQAARFATGKVLRTDITGSRIDTQRHGDVSALDTVVTYEEESGALTVLAVNRGQDQPLSLRAELRGALTGYRVLEHLVLADQDPDAVNTEAEPERVTPRTGGGAQVTADGALEAELAPVSWNVIRLAPAR; from the coding sequence ATGCCGCACACCGCACGGTTCACCGTCGACCCCGAGTTCACCATCGGGGAGGTGGACCCGCGCCTGTACGGAACGTTCGTCGAGCACATGGGGCGCTGCGTCTACACCGGCATCCACGAGCCGGAGCATCCCTCGGCGGACGCCGCCGGATTCCGGACCGACGTCGCGGACCTGGTACGGGAACTCGGCACCGGACTGGTCCGCTACCCCGGGGGCAACTTCGTCTCCGGCTACCACTGGGAGGACGGGGTCGGCCCGGCCTCCGAGCGGCCGCGCCGGCTCGACCTGGCCTGGCGCTCCATCGAGACCAACCAGGTGGGCACCAACGAGTTCCTCACCTGGGCCAAGCAGCTCGGTCTCGACCCGATGATGGCGGTCAACCTCGGCACCCGCGGCATCGACGCCGCCCGCGCCCTGGTGGAGTACTGCAACCAGCCCGGCGGCACCGCCTGGTCCGATCTGCGGATCAAGCACGGCGTCCCCGAACCGCACGACGTCAAACTGTGGTGCCTGGGCAACGAGATGGACGGCCCCTGGCAGACCGGCCACAAGACGGCCACCGAGTACGGACGGCTCGCGGCCGAGACCGGCAAGGCGATGCGCCAGGTGGACCCGTCCATCGAACTGGTCGCCTGCGGCAGCTCCAACGCGGGCATGCCGACCTTCGGCACCTGGGAGCGCGAGGTCCTGGAGCAGACGTACGACGAGGTCGACTACCTCTCCCTGCACGCCTATTACGAGGAGTTCGACGGCGACCGCGCCAGCTTCCTGGCGTCCGGGGCGCACATGGACCAGTACATCCGCGATGTGGTCGCCACCGCCGACCATGTGCGGGCCGCGCGCCGCGCCAAGAAGCACATCAGGCTCTCGTTCGACGAGTGGAACGTCTGGTACGCCGCCCGATTCGTCGGCGAGCGCAACCTGGAGACCGCCGAGATACCCCGCCTGATCGAGGACACCTACAGCGTGACCGACGCCGTCGTCGTCGGTTCGCTGCTCATCACCCTCCTCCGCAACGCCGACCGGGTGGCCATCGCGTGTCTCGCCCAACTGGTCAACGTCATCGCCCCGATACGCAGCGAACCGGGAGGCGCGAGCTGGCGGCAGACCACCTTCCACCCGTTCGCACAGGCGGCCAGGTTCGCCACCGGGAAGGTACTGCGCACCGACATCACCGGGTCCCGCATCGACACACAGCGGCACGGCGACGTATCGGCGCTCGACACGGTGGTGACGTACGAGGAGGAGAGCGGCGCGCTCACGGTCCTCGCCGTCAACCGCGGCCAGGACCAACCTCTGAGCCTGCGGGCCGAGTTGCGCGGCGCGTTGACCGGCTACCGGGTGCTGGAGCACCTCGTACTCGCCGATCAGGACCCGGACGCCGTCAACACCGAGGCCGAGCCTGAGCGCGTGACGCCGCGCACCGGAGGCGGAGCCCAGGTCACCGCCGACGGGGCGCTTGAGGCGGAACTGGCCCCGGTGTCCTGGAACGTCATCCGCCTGGCCCCCGCCCGGTGA
- a CDS encoding NADP-dependent oxidoreductase, which yields MKAFTVGRYGDKDAVRAGDVPEPDVGADDVLVQIRAASINPLDRMIRDGEMKTVLPYKVPFVLGNDLAGVVVEVGAAVTRFAVGDEVFARPDKNRIGTFAERIAVHQDDVAIKPATLTMEEAASLPLVALTSWQALVERAHVQPGQKVLVHAGSGGLGTIAVQLAKQLGAYVATTTSTANVDLVKRLGADVVVDYKKQAFETVLHDYDVVLDSLGGETLKKSLDVLRPGGKVISVAGPPDAAFGRELGANPVVRLVMSALSFRTRRAARRRNVTYSFLFMKASGDQLRELTPLIETGRIRPVVDTVFPFDSTREALEYVEAGRAKAGKVVVRMT from the coding sequence ATGAAGGCCTTCACAGTGGGGCGCTACGGCGACAAGGACGCCGTACGTGCCGGTGACGTGCCGGAGCCGGACGTGGGCGCGGACGACGTGCTGGTCCAGATCCGGGCCGCGAGCATCAACCCGCTCGACCGCATGATCCGGGACGGCGAGATGAAGACGGTCCTGCCGTACAAGGTCCCGTTCGTCCTGGGCAACGACCTGGCCGGGGTGGTGGTCGAAGTGGGTGCGGCCGTCACGCGGTTCGCGGTGGGCGACGAGGTCTTCGCCCGGCCCGACAAGAACCGGATCGGCACGTTCGCAGAACGCATCGCGGTGCACCAGGACGACGTGGCGATCAAGCCGGCCACTCTGACCATGGAGGAGGCGGCGTCCCTTCCCCTGGTCGCCCTGACCTCGTGGCAGGCACTGGTCGAGCGGGCACACGTCCAGCCGGGCCAGAAGGTCCTCGTCCACGCGGGCTCCGGCGGCCTGGGCACCATCGCCGTCCAGCTGGCCAAGCAGCTGGGCGCGTACGTGGCCACCACCACGAGCACGGCCAACGTCGACCTGGTGAAGCGTCTCGGCGCGGACGTCGTCGTCGACTACAAGAAGCAGGCGTTCGAGACGGTCCTGCACGACTACGACGTCGTCCTGGACTCGCTCGGCGGCGAGACGCTCAAGAAGTCCCTGGACGTGCTCAGGCCCGGCGGAAAGGTCATCAGCGTCGCGGGACCGCCCGACGCCGCTTTCGGCAGGGAGCTGGGAGCGAATCCGGTAGTCCGGCTGGTGATGTCCGCGCTGAGTTTCCGGACCCGCCGAGCCGCCCGGCGCCGCAACGTGACGTACTCGTTCCTGTTCATGAAGGCCAGCGGCGACCAGCTGCGCGAACTCACCCCTCTCATCGAGACCGGCAGGATCCGCCCTGTCGTCGACACCGTGTTCCCGTTCGATTCGACCCGAGAAGCACTGGAGTACGTCGAAGCAGGGCGCGCGAAGGCAGGCAAGGTCGTCGTCAGGATGACGTGA
- a CDS encoding sialidase family protein: MSARPRTRLHPLQLAALVIGLIALLAALLTAQSGTADAATGTALRNDTGLYPRAVRLAHNAGANGRVLSSVVTFSGNNGLGAVYESTDSGASFRQVGTVSDPEAAGGQGLCCSTLFELPQRVGNLPAGTLLWSASVGQDETNRRMALRVFKSNDVGRTWSHLSTIATAGSTGGLWEPEFSVDASGQLVAHYSDETDPAHSQKLMAARTSNGLTWTGHRATVISPLATDRPGMAVVRKLGNGTYFMSYEICAAPGQYQCVVHHRTSADGWDWTSGPFLGHRPETADGKYFKHAPTVAWAPEAGNPLGRLFLIGQVLYNKDGTRAAGSGKTVWVNSAGGTGTWRGIPAPVTVESTVVDYCPNYSSALLPSADGSSLLEIATDWVGGVCKPYFATKSVPSS, translated from the coding sequence ATGTCGGCAAGACCCCGTACGCGGCTTCATCCGCTCCAACTGGCTGCCCTTGTCATCGGGTTGATCGCCCTCCTGGCGGCCCTGCTCACCGCGCAGTCCGGAACGGCGGACGCCGCGACCGGCACCGCACTGCGCAACGACACCGGCCTGTACCCCCGGGCCGTCCGCCTCGCGCACAACGCGGGCGCCAACGGCCGCGTTCTGTCGTCGGTGGTCACGTTCTCCGGCAACAACGGACTCGGGGCCGTCTACGAGAGCACCGACTCCGGCGCGTCCTTCCGGCAGGTCGGCACGGTCAGTGACCCGGAAGCGGCGGGCGGGCAGGGTCTGTGCTGCTCGACTCTCTTCGAACTCCCGCAACGGGTCGGCAATCTGCCCGCCGGCACGCTGCTCTGGTCGGCCTCGGTCGGCCAGGACGAGACGAACCGGCGCATGGCCCTGCGTGTCTTCAAGAGCAACGATGTGGGGCGCACCTGGAGTCATCTGTCCACCATCGCGACCGCGGGCAGCACCGGGGGCCTGTGGGAGCCCGAGTTCTCCGTCGACGCCTCGGGCCAACTGGTCGCCCACTACTCGGACGAGACCGACCCCGCACACAGCCAGAAGCTGATGGCCGCCCGCACCTCGAACGGCCTGACCTGGACCGGACACCGGGCCACCGTCATCAGCCCGCTCGCCACCGACCGCCCGGGCATGGCGGTCGTCCGCAAGCTCGGCAACGGCACCTACTTCATGTCGTACGAGATCTGCGCCGCCCCCGGGCAGTACCAGTGCGTCGTGCACCACCGGACCTCGGCCGACGGCTGGGACTGGACGAGCGGGCCGTTCCTCGGCCACCGGCCCGAGACGGCCGACGGCAAGTACTTCAAGCACGCCCCGACCGTGGCCTGGGCACCCGAGGCCGGCAATCCGCTGGGCCGGCTCTTCCTGATCGGCCAGGTCCTCTACAACAAGGACGGCACCCGGGCCGCCGGCAGCGGAAAGACCGTCTGGGTCAACAGCGCGGGTGGCACCGGCACATGGCGGGGGATCCCGGCGCCCGTCACCGTCGAGTCGACGGTCGTCGACTACTGCCCCAACTACAGCTCGGCCCTGCTGCCGTCGGCGGACGGCAGCAGCCTGCTGGAGATCGCCACCGACTGGGTCGGCGGAGTCTGCAAGCCGTACTTCGCCACGAAGTCCGTGCCGTCGTCCTGA
- a CDS encoding amidohydrolase family protein, with protein MIESPETPETPEALEKIETIETLEKIDAFCHVLPRDYADRLFALEGVPAVANLRKRIMNIPALVDLDVRFRQMDEFADYRQIINLAAPPVEDFGSPALSTEYARIGNDGLATLVAEHPDRFVGFCAAVALNDVDAAVAELDRAVGELGAIGVQIYTHVNGHPLDERRFEPFWQRAAELDLLVQVHPCRNSSWTDYPTEERSRYEIWWTFGWEYDLSAFMARMVFGGVLERHPTLKLLIHHGGSMIPHFSGRVGPGWDQLGSRTPDHQREDVTGYPLTKRPLDYFKMFYADTALFGAPHALRCALEFFGPDHVLFGSDSPYDPEKGPGYIRSGIADITAMDLTPEERAAVFSGNVRRLTGSRPPARTAAR; from the coding sequence GTGATCGAGTCGCCCGAAACACCTGAGACGCCCGAGGCTCTCGAAAAGATCGAAACGATCGAGACTCTTGAGAAGATCGACGCCTTCTGCCATGTGCTGCCCCGTGACTACGCCGACCGCCTGTTCGCACTCGAAGGCGTCCCCGCCGTCGCCAACCTGCGCAAGCGGATCATGAACATCCCGGCGCTCGTCGACCTCGACGTGCGCTTCCGGCAGATGGACGAGTTCGCCGACTACCGCCAGATCATCAACCTGGCCGCACCGCCCGTCGAGGACTTCGGCAGCCCGGCCCTGTCCACCGAGTACGCCCGCATCGGCAACGACGGCCTGGCCACCCTGGTCGCCGAGCACCCCGATCGCTTCGTGGGTTTCTGCGCGGCGGTCGCGCTCAACGACGTCGACGCCGCGGTCGCGGAACTCGACCGTGCGGTCGGCGAGTTGGGAGCGATCGGCGTCCAGATATACACCCACGTCAACGGCCACCCCCTGGACGAGCGGCGCTTCGAACCGTTCTGGCAGCGCGCCGCCGAACTCGACCTCCTCGTCCAGGTCCACCCCTGCCGCAACTCCTCATGGACGGACTACCCCACCGAGGAACGCTCCCGGTACGAGATCTGGTGGACCTTCGGCTGGGAGTACGACCTCTCGGCCTTCATGGCCCGCATGGTCTTCGGCGGCGTACTCGAACGCCACCCCACCCTCAAGCTCCTCATCCACCACGGCGGGAGCATGATCCCCCACTTCTCCGGCCGCGTCGGCCCTGGCTGGGACCAACTCGGCTCCCGCACCCCGGACCACCAGCGCGAGGACGTCACCGGCTACCCGCTCACCAAGCGCCCGCTGGACTACTTCAAGATGTTCTACGCCGACACCGCGCTCTTCGGCGCCCCCCACGCCCTGCGCTGCGCCCTGGAGTTCTTCGGTCCCGACCACGTCCTGTTCGGCTCCGACTCCCCGTACGACCCCGAAAAGGGCCCCGGCTACATCCGTTCCGGGATCGCCGACATCACCGCCATGGACCTCACACCCGAGGAACGCGCCGCCGTCTTCTCGGGCAACGTCCGCCGCCTGACTGGTTCCCGGCCGCCCGCACGGACCGCCGCGCGGTGA
- a CDS encoding carbohydrate ABC transporter permease produces MATTTAPTKAPGRGDRWAGPGMLLPFALFYLVFLVGPLIYTVIAGFFDASLLKKGLGDFAGLSNYTAVLGDDEFWRTLKNTLWFTVLTTVPLVLLSLVLAILADRFVRGRWFFRFAFFAPFVLPSAVISLIFTFIYADQVGLAQQAAKWVGVDTPPSWLGDPDWAMISIAAATVWWTIGFNFVLYLAGLQDIPRSVHEAAAIDGAGPWQRIRHVIVPMLGRTTTLVTVLQVVASLKVFDQIYMLTMGGPDGSTRPSLQLIYDTGFVEGRVGYASTVSLLLFVVILLVSLVWFALVRRAEKER; encoded by the coding sequence ATGGCCACGACAACCGCACCGACCAAGGCCCCCGGCAGAGGTGACCGCTGGGCCGGTCCGGGGATGCTGTTGCCCTTCGCCCTGTTCTACCTGGTCTTTCTGGTGGGACCGCTGATCTATACGGTCATCGCCGGCTTCTTCGACGCCAGCCTGCTCAAGAAGGGCCTCGGCGACTTCGCCGGGCTGTCCAACTACACGGCCGTGCTGGGCGACGACGAGTTCTGGCGCACGCTCAAGAACACACTGTGGTTCACCGTTCTGACCACTGTTCCGCTCGTGCTGCTCAGCCTGGTGCTGGCGATTCTCGCCGACCGCTTCGTACGCGGACGCTGGTTCTTCCGCTTCGCCTTCTTCGCGCCGTTCGTGCTGCCCTCGGCGGTCATCTCGCTGATCTTCACGTTCATCTACGCCGATCAGGTGGGCCTCGCCCAGCAGGCCGCGAAGTGGGTGGGCGTCGACACCCCGCCGTCCTGGCTGGGCGATCCGGACTGGGCGATGATCTCCATCGCCGCCGCCACCGTGTGGTGGACGATCGGCTTCAACTTCGTCCTCTATCTGGCCGGCCTGCAGGACATCCCGCGTTCCGTGCACGAGGCCGCGGCCATCGACGGGGCCGGGCCCTGGCAGCGCATCCGCCACGTCATCGTGCCGATGCTCGGCCGCACCACGACCCTTGTGACGGTCCTTCAGGTGGTCGCCTCCCTGAAGGTCTTCGACCAGATCTACATGCTGACCATGGGCGGTCCCGACGGGAGCACCCGTCCCTCCCTCCAACTCATCTACGACACGGGCTTCGTGGAGGGCCGCGTCGGCTACGCGTCCACCGTCTCGCTGCTGCTCTTCGTGGTGATCCTGCTGGTCTCGCTCGTCTGGTTCGCACTCGTTCGCCGCGCCGAGAAGGAGCGCTGA
- a CDS encoding LacI family DNA-binding transcriptional regulator: MAGARLKDVAERAGVSIKTVSNVVRGEIRVAEQTRQRVLRAIAELDYQPNASARHLRTGRSGIIALAVPELVAPYFAELAAEVIAAAKKRGCTVLIEDTGGDPAEELRIACGLSDPLIDGVLLSPLSLDEAMLATRERRVPLVLLGEQSYRIPADHVLIDNSAAAREATEHLLGLGRRRIGVIGQPSDRAHATTVQRMHGFLTALHAAGVPHDPRLAPDTVAFTRADGASAMRVLLGLDEPPDAVFCFSDLLASGAVRAAHEHGLRVPRDLAVVGFDDIQETGYSVPSLTTVSPNKREIAELAVDAVLQRITTDAEAPHTRLTAGYSLVVRESTQPSSPTG; the protein is encoded by the coding sequence ATGGCAGGTGCACGCCTCAAGGACGTCGCGGAACGCGCGGGCGTTTCGATCAAGACGGTGTCGAACGTCGTACGGGGCGAGATCCGTGTCGCGGAGCAGACCCGGCAGCGGGTGCTGCGCGCGATCGCCGAGCTCGACTACCAGCCCAACGCCTCCGCACGCCACTTGCGCACCGGCCGCAGCGGCATCATCGCGCTGGCCGTCCCCGAGCTGGTCGCACCGTACTTCGCGGAGCTGGCCGCGGAGGTCATCGCGGCCGCCAAGAAGCGGGGCTGCACCGTGCTGATCGAGGACACCGGCGGAGACCCCGCGGAGGAACTCCGTATCGCCTGCGGCCTGAGCGACCCGCTCATCGACGGTGTGCTGCTCAGCCCGCTCAGCCTCGACGAGGCGATGCTCGCCACCCGCGAGCGCCGCGTGCCCCTCGTACTCCTGGGAGAGCAGTCGTACCGGATCCCGGCGGACCACGTGCTGATCGACAACTCCGCGGCGGCGCGAGAGGCGACCGAGCACCTGCTCGGGCTCGGCCGCCGGCGCATCGGAGTCATCGGCCAGCCGTCGGACCGGGCGCATGCGACGACGGTGCAGCGCATGCACGGCTTTCTGACCGCGCTGCATGCCGCGGGTGTGCCGCACGACCCCCGACTGGCCCCGGACACCGTGGCGTTCACCCGCGCCGACGGCGCCTCCGCGATGCGGGTCCTGCTCGGCCTGGACGAACCACCGGACGCGGTCTTCTGCTTCAGCGACCTGCTCGCCTCCGGCGCGGTGCGCGCGGCACACGAACACGGCCTTCGGGTGCCGCGTGACCTGGCGGTCGTGGGCTTCGACGACATCCAGGAGACCGGCTACAGCGTGCCGTCACTGACCACCGTGTCGCCCAACAAACGGGAGATCGCCGAACTGGCGGTGGACGCGGTGCTGCAGAGAATCACGACCGACGCGGAGGCCCCTCACACGAGACTCACCGCGGGGTATTCACTGGTGGTGCGGGAGAGCACGCAGCCGAGTTCGCCGACGGGGTGA